Proteins encoded together in one Mannheimia haemolytica window:
- the pemK gene encoding mRNA interferase PemK — translation MVRGDIYLVNLDPTIGSEIQKTRPCVIISPPEIHDYLRTALIAPMTTGSRPAPFRIPVDFQGKSGLILPEQIRVVDKARLVKKVGELETETLHKLLGILQEMFAE, via the coding sequence ATGGTAAGAGGAGATATTTATCTTGTTAATCTTGATCCGACTATTGGCAGTGAAATTCAGAAGACCAGACCTTGTGTGATTATCTCCCCACCTGAAATACACGATTATCTACGAACAGCATTGATTGCACCTATGACAACGGGTAGTCGTCCAGCTCCTTTCCGTATCCCTGTGGATTTTCAAGGCAAGTCAGGGTTGATTCTACCTGAGCAAATTAGGGTGGTAGATAAAGCACGCTTAGTGAAAAAAGTTGGAGAATTAGAGACTGAAACACTGCACAAGTTATTAGGTATTTTACAGGAAATGTTTGCAGAATAG
- a CDS encoding Growth regulator, translating into MQVSLRKLGNSQAVIIPKAVLLQLGLGNQLEMEVKDNKIILSAPPKSRQGWALAARQISESGDDQLLDFPVDIEDEWVW; encoded by the coding sequence ATGCAAGTTTCATTACGAAAGCTGGGGAATTCGCAAGCTGTCATTATTCCGAAAGCCGTTTTATTACAGCTCGGTTTGGGCAATCAGTTAGAAATGGAGGTAAAAGATAATAAAATCATTCTTTCTGCTCCTCCAAAATCCCGACAAGGTTGGGCGTTAGCTGCCCGTCAGATTTCTGAAAGCGGTGATGATCAGTTACTTGATTTTCCGGTTGATATTGAGGACGAATGGGTATGGTAA
- the purL gene encoding Phosphoribosylformylglycinamidine synthase — protein MTMQTFRGSPALSAFRIQQLLQKFQQNQLPVNSVYAEFLHFIALNRPLVADEAQKLVELLHYGESLEQREPTGFCLIVTPRIGTISSWSSKATDIAHNCGLAAVERIERGTAYYLDFSETPSESQLATLKGLLHDRMMETVLDNTDQGEQLFAQQEPKPFTSVDILGGGRQALEDANVNLGLALADDEIDYLVENFTALGRNPNDIELYMFAQANSEHCRHKIFNADWTIDGVKQEKSLFKMIKNTFEKTPDYVLSAYKDNAAVMEGSTVGRFFPDQDGQYRYHQEDAHILMKVETHNHPTAISPFPGAATGSGGEIRDEGATGRGAKPKAGLTGFSVSNLVIPNFEQPWENPLSKPNRIASALDIMIEGPLGGAAFNNEFGRPALLGYFRTYEEKVNSFAGEEVRGYHKPIMLAGGIGNIRAEHVQKGEIPVGAKLIVLGGPAMNIGLGGGAASSMASGKSKEDLDFASVQRENPEMERRCQEVIDRCWQMGDENPILFIHDVGAGGLSNAMPELVHDGERGGKFDLRKILCDEKGMSPLEIWCNESQERYVLAVAPEKLDIFTALCERERAPFAVIGEATEEKHLELADPHFGNKPIDLPMNVLLGKTPKMQRDVSSKNVKNPPLATDNIDLKEAFHRVLRLPVVAEKTFLITIGDRSVTGMVAQDQMVGPWQIPVADCAVTTASLDSYFGEAMAMGERAPVALLDFAASSRLAVAESITNIAATNIGDIKRIKLSANWMSAAGHEGEDAGLYEAVKAVGEELCPELGITIPVGKDSMSMRTTWIDAGEQKSVTAPLSLVISAFARVEDVRKTATPQLRTDKGDTRLLLIDLGEGNNRLGATALAQVYKQLGDKPADVVNVARLKGFFNAMQTLVAQGKLLAYHDRSDGGLITTLAEMAFAGNCGVNVNISSLFDSGKGWAIELGASLEEEEQFKRQFNELAILFNEELGAVIQVREADLEGVQAVLSSQNLADITHNIGTVENSDHFEICYLGKTVFNQKRSELRGIWAELTHQMQRLRDNPECADQEFAAKKDPNNKGLSAFLTYDVNEDIAAPYINKGVKPSVAILREQGVNSHYEMAAAFDRAGFNAIDVHMSDLIAGRRNLNDFNAMVACGGFSYGDVLGAGGGWAKSILFNPMLRDQFSQFFANPNTLTLGVCNGCQMVSNLAEIIPGTENWPRFVWNKSERFEARVAMVKINETNSVWFNGMAGSHMPIAVSHGEGRVEFKRSDQLENLQKQHLIAAQYVDYNLNPTEQYPANPNGSALGITALTNVDGRVAIMMPHPERVFRAVSNSWAPEDWTEDGAWVRLFRNARVGLG, from the coding sequence ATGACTATGCAAACCTTTCGTGGCTCGCCTGCCTTATCTGCTTTTCGCATTCAACAACTTCTGCAAAAATTCCAGCAAAATCAATTACCTGTAAACTCAGTTTATGCGGAGTTTTTGCATTTTATCGCCCTAAATCGACCGCTTGTAGCCGATGAGGCACAGAAATTGGTGGAGTTATTACATTATGGTGAAAGTTTGGAACAGCGTGAGCCGACAGGGTTTTGCCTGATTGTTACCCCTCGTATCGGCACGATTTCCTCGTGGTCGTCTAAGGCAACCGACATCGCCCACAACTGCGGTTTGGCGGCAGTGGAGCGAATTGAGCGTGGCACGGCGTATTATCTGGATTTTTCTGAAACGCCGAGCGAAAGCCAGCTTGCGACTTTGAAAGGCTTGTTGCACGACCGTATGATGGAAACGGTATTAGATAACACCGACCAAGGCGAGCAACTCTTTGCTCAACAAGAACCGAAGCCGTTTACCAGCGTGGATATTTTAGGCGGTGGTCGTCAGGCGTTAGAAGATGCGAACGTGAATTTAGGTTTGGCGTTGGCGGACGATGAAATTGATTATTTGGTGGAAAATTTCACCGCACTTGGGCGTAACCCGAACGATATTGAACTGTATATGTTCGCTCAAGCCAACTCGGAGCATTGCCGTCACAAAATTTTCAACGCCGACTGGACGATTGACGGCGTAAAACAGGAAAAATCCCTGTTTAAGATGATTAAAAACACCTTTGAGAAAACCCCGGACTATGTACTTTCCGCCTACAAAGACAATGCGGCGGTGATGGAAGGCTCAACGGTCGGGCGTTTCTTCCCCGACCAAGACGGGCAATATCGCTATCATCAAGAAGATGCCCATATTTTAATGAAAGTGGAAACCCACAACCACCCGACCGCGATTTCGCCCTTCCCGGGGGCGGCGACAGGTTCGGGCGGTGAAATTCGAGACGAAGGGGCGACAGGGCGTGGGGCGAAACCGAAAGCCGGTTTAACGGGCTTTTCGGTGTCAAATTTAGTGATCCCGAACTTTGAACAGCCGTGGGAGAATCCGCTTTCCAAGCCGAATCGCATTGCCTCGGCGTTAGATATTATGATCGAAGGTCCGCTAGGCGGAGCTGCTTTTAACAATGAATTTGGTCGCCCTGCATTGTTGGGGTATTTCCGTACCTATGAAGAAAAAGTGAACAGTTTTGCTGGTGAGGAAGTGCGAGGCTACCACAAGCCGATTATGCTTGCCGGTGGTATCGGCAACATTCGTGCCGAACACGTTCAGAAAGGCGAAATCCCAGTGGGAGCAAAACTCATCGTGCTTGGCGGCCCGGCAATGAACATTGGCTTAGGGGGTGGGGCAGCATCGTCAATGGCATCAGGGAAATCCAAAGAAGATTTGGATTTTGCTTCCGTTCAGCGTGAAAACCCGGAAATGGAACGCCGTTGCCAAGAGGTTATTGACCGTTGCTGGCAGATGGGCGATGAGAACCCGATTTTATTTATTCACGATGTAGGGGCTGGCGGTTTGTCTAACGCTATGCCTGAATTGGTGCACGATGGCGAGCGGGGCGGTAAGTTTGACCTGCGTAAAATCCTGTGCGATGAAAAGGGAATGTCGCCGCTTGAAATTTGGTGTAACGAATCGCAAGAGCGTTATGTACTGGCAGTCGCCCCTGAAAAGCTCGATATTTTCACCGCACTTTGCGAGCGTGAACGTGCCCCGTTTGCAGTGATTGGAGAGGCAACCGAGGAGAAACATTTAGAGCTTGCCGATCCGCATTTTGGCAATAAACCGATTGATTTGCCGATGAACGTATTGCTCGGCAAAACCCCGAAAATGCAGCGTGATGTTTCGTCAAAAAATGTGAAAAATCCACCGCTTGCAACCGACAATATCGACCTCAAAGAGGCATTCCACCGTGTGCTACGCTTGCCGGTGGTAGCGGAAAAAACCTTCTTAATTACCATTGGCGACCGCTCGGTCACAGGAATGGTGGCACAAGATCAGATGGTCGGCCCGTGGCAAATTCCGGTGGCGGATTGTGCGGTAACCACTGCAAGTCTGGACAGCTATTTTGGAGAAGCAATGGCAATGGGTGAACGTGCTCCAGTGGCATTGCTCGATTTCGCCGCCTCCTCTCGCTTGGCAGTTGCCGAAAGCATTACAAACATTGCAGCGACCAACATTGGCGACATTAAACGCATTAAACTATCCGCCAACTGGATGTCGGCAGCCGGCCACGAGGGAGAAGACGCCGGGCTTTATGAGGCGGTAAAAGCGGTAGGAGAGGAGCTTTGCCCTGAACTTGGTATTACCATTCCGGTGGGTAAAGATTCGATGTCGATGCGTACCACTTGGATCGATGCTGGTGAACAAAAATCGGTAACCGCTCCGCTTTCGCTCGTGATTTCGGCATTTGCCCGTGTAGAAGATGTGCGTAAAACCGCCACCCCACAACTTCGCACCGACAAAGGCGACACTCGCTTGTTACTCATTGACTTGGGCGAAGGCAACAACCGCTTAGGGGCAACGGCGTTGGCTCAGGTATATAAACAACTTGGCGACAAACCTGCCGATGTGGTGAATGTGGCTCGCTTAAAAGGCTTCTTCAACGCAATGCAAACCCTTGTCGCACAAGGAAAATTGCTTGCCTACCACGACCGCTCGGACGGTGGTTTAATCACCACGCTGGCGGAAATGGCGTTTGCAGGGAATTGTGGTGTAAATGTTAATATCTCATCGTTATTTGATAGTGGAAAAGGCTGGGCTATTGAGTTAGGTGCAAGCCTTGAAGAGGAAGAACAATTTAAACGTCAATTTAATGAGTTAGCGATTTTATTTAATGAAGAACTCGGGGCTGTAATACAAGTTCGAGAAGCTGATTTGGAAGGAGTACAAGCGGTCTTGTCTTCTCAAAATCTTGCAGATATTACACATAATATTGGTACGGTAGAAAATAGCGATCATTTTGAAATTTGCTATCTTGGAAAAACGGTCTTCAACCAAAAACGTTCCGAACTGCGTGGCATTTGGGCGGAACTCACCCACCAAATGCAACGTTTGCGAGACAACCCTGAATGTGCCGACCAAGAATTTGCGGCGAAAAAAGACCCGAATAACAAGGGCTTATCTGCATTTTTAACTTACGATGTGAACGAAGACATCGCCGCCCCATACATCAACAAAGGCGTAAAACCGAGTGTAGCGATTTTGCGTGAGCAAGGCGTAAACAGCCACTACGAAATGGCGGCAGCTTTTGACCGTGCCGGTTTCAACGCTATTGACGTGCATATGTCGGATTTAATTGCAGGCAGACGCAACCTTAACGACTTCAACGCAATGGTAGCCTGCGGCGGCTTCTCTTACGGCGATGTATTAGGCGCAGGCGGTGGTTGGGCGAAATCCATTCTGTTCAACCCGATGTTGCGTGACCAATTCAGCCAATTCTTCGCCAATCCGAACACATTAACTCTTGGCGTGTGCAACGGCTGCCAAATGGTTTCGAATTTAGCGGAAATCATTCCGGGTACTGAAAACTGGCCTCGCTTTGTATGGAATAAATCCGAACGCTTTGAGGCTCGTGTGGCGATGGTCAAAATCAACGAAACCAACTCCGTCTGGTTCAATGGAATGGCAGGCAGCCATATGCCGATTGCGGTTTCGCACGGCGAGGGAAGAGTGGAGTTCAAGCGGTCAGATCAGCTTGAAAATTTGCAAAAACAGCATTTGATTGCTGCTCAATATGTAGACTACAATCTGAATCCAACCGAACAATACCCAGCCAACCCGAACGGCTCGGCATTAGGCATTACCGCCTTAACCAACGTTGATGGACGAGTAGCCATTATGATGCCACACCCTGAACGAGTGTTCCGTGCGGTCAGCAACTCTTGGGCTCCGGAAGATTGGACGGAAGATGGGGCTTGGGTGAGGTTGTTTAGGAATGCGAGGGTTGGGTTGGGGTAA